The following are encoded in a window of Anaerosporomusa subterranea genomic DNA:
- a CDS encoding Gfo/Idh/MocA family protein: MKPVTIALIGAGYGAFLHTNGYAKVHGVPVRLKTIVDLDVEKAKEVAKKYNIEQVTANFSDVLNDPEIDIVDIVTPPNLHVNFALQAMRAGKHVICEKPLTGYFGQPGDEKPIGHKVCKAKMYEEVIKEIDEIRKIVNTSDKLFMYAENYVYCPSILKAAEIIRNKKSKLVFMKGEESLRGSSSPVAGMWEKTGGGSLIRMGCHPLSGILWLKQVEAQARGEQITVKSVSADMGHIGQSLTEYDKRHLTSKPIDVEDFANVTITFSDGTKAIVIASDNVLGGVKNYVEIYANDGTLMCNITPADNLKTYFLDQEGLDNVYFSEMMPEKLGWNYVFISDEILRGYVYELQDFVECVAHGRKPLSDIDLAYDTTKVMYAAYLSASEGRVVNFQGII; encoded by the coding sequence TTGAAACCAGTTACAATTGCGTTAATAGGCGCAGGCTATGGGGCATTTCTACACACCAACGGCTATGCCAAAGTACATGGTGTGCCCGTTCGACTGAAAACCATTGTTGATCTTGATGTGGAGAAAGCAAAAGAAGTCGCCAAGAAATACAATATCGAGCAGGTTACCGCCAATTTCAGCGACGTTTTGAATGATCCGGAAATTGATATTGTTGACATTGTTACCCCGCCGAACTTGCATGTCAACTTTGCGTTACAGGCTATGCGGGCTGGCAAACACGTCATCTGTGAAAAACCGCTGACCGGCTACTTTGGTCAGCCTGGCGATGAAAAACCAATCGGCCATAAAGTGTGCAAGGCTAAAATGTATGAAGAAGTTATTAAGGAAATCGATGAGATTCGTAAAATTGTTAACACCAGCGATAAACTGTTCATGTACGCAGAAAACTATGTGTATTGCCCGAGCATCTTAAAGGCTGCGGAAATCATCCGCAATAAAAAAAGTAAGCTGGTATTCATGAAAGGCGAAGAAAGCCTACGCGGATCTTCATCGCCGGTAGCCGGTATGTGGGAAAAAACTGGCGGTGGTTCTTTGATTCGTATGGGCTGCCATCCGCTTTCCGGCATTCTGTGGTTAAAACAGGTGGAAGCCCAAGCCCGCGGTGAACAAATCACCGTAAAAAGCGTAAGCGCGGACATGGGGCACATTGGTCAATCTCTAACCGAATATGACAAGCGCCATCTGACTAGTAAACCGATCGATGTCGAAGATTTCGCGAACGTTACGATCACGTTTTCTGATGGCACAAAAGCCATCGTCATCGCCAGCGATAACGTATTAGGCGGGGTTAAGAACTATGTTGAGATTTACGCCAATGACGGAACGCTGATGTGCAATATTACCCCGGCGGATAATCTAAAGACCTATTTCCTAGATCAGGAAGGCTTGGACAATGTGTATTTCTCCGAAATGATGCCGGAGAAGTTAGGCTGGAACTACGTTTTCATCTCTGATGAAATCCTGCGGGGCTATGTATATGAACTGCAAGACTTTGTGGAATGCGTGGCCCACGGCAGAAAGCCGCTGTCTGATATTGACTTGGCTTATGACACGACAAAGGTCATGTACGCGGCATATCTATCAGCAAGCGAAGGCAGAGTCGTCAATTTTCAAGGTATAATCTAA